One genomic region from Salinicola endophyticus encodes:
- a CDS encoding DUF192 domain-containing protein translates to MPSSVEAARGRAGRRLPAATLRWGTALALLAWAVLAGAVEPGRLGLSGAGGDYTLRIEVAATAEQRARGLMARDALPEDAGMLFLYRAEQPGSSAYWMYRTRIPLDIAFLGADGTIRALRTMPPCRAEMPSRCPAYAAGVEFRAALETNAGYFAQRGLGVGDRVDLGPWLTAP, encoded by the coding sequence ATGCCGAGCTCGGTTGAGGCCGCCCGGGGGCGAGCTGGGCGCCGGTTGCCGGCAGCGACGCTGCGCTGGGGTACGGCGCTGGCGCTGCTGGCATGGGCGGTACTGGCTGGGGCCGTGGAGCCGGGCCGGCTGGGCCTGAGCGGAGCGGGGGGGGACTACACGCTGCGGATCGAAGTGGCGGCCACTGCCGAGCAGCGGGCACGGGGGCTGATGGCGCGCGACGCTCTGCCCGAGGACGCCGGCATGCTTTTCCTTTACCGCGCCGAGCAGCCCGGCAGCAGTGCCTACTGGATGTACCGCACGCGGATTCCGCTGGATATCGCCTTTCTCGGCGCGGATGGCACCATCCGTGCATTGAGAACGATGCCGCCGTGCCGTGCCGAGATGCCCAGCCGCTGCCCGGCCTATGCGGCAGGGGTGGAGTTTCGTGCCGCGCTGGAGACCAACGCCGGCTACTTCGCCCAGCGCGGGCTCGGCGTGGGCGACCGGGTCGATCTCGGCCCCTGGCTCACGGCGCCTTGA
- a CDS encoding EamA family transporter, with the protein MPLKDLSIGLGVIAIWALNIIVIKLGVAEMPPLLVMVLRFMLVAALVVPFTRITRAQLRWVLLLSITFGGLHFPLLFVGLEHAEAGTGALLVQMGTPFATLLAALFLREKLGPRRIAGLVLAFGGVVVLAGGPSLPPPLSTALLLASALAWAVSTLIIKLAPPIPPLTLTGWIALFATPLVALGSALFESGQWQAIQHAGWAGWGAVVYTAVMSSIAAYGLWYRLLQKHPVNRVVPLTLLMPVFAVALGVWLLDDPLGMHKVVGGLLVIAGLAVINLPLRRLRLARRTS; encoded by the coding sequence GTGCCCCTCAAGGATTTGTCGATCGGCCTGGGCGTGATTGCCATCTGGGCACTCAATATCATCGTGATCAAGCTCGGCGTCGCAGAGATGCCGCCGCTGCTGGTGATGGTACTGCGCTTCATGCTGGTCGCCGCGCTGGTGGTACCGTTCACGCGTATTACCCGCGCCCAGCTGCGCTGGGTTCTGCTGCTCTCGATCACCTTCGGCGGGCTCCACTTTCCGCTACTATTCGTCGGCCTCGAACATGCCGAAGCCGGCACCGGAGCGCTGCTGGTACAGATGGGCACGCCCTTCGCCACCCTGCTGGCGGCACTCTTTCTCAGGGAGAAGCTGGGGCCGCGTCGTATCGCCGGGCTGGTACTGGCGTTCGGCGGCGTGGTGGTCCTGGCCGGCGGTCCCTCGCTGCCGCCGCCGCTCTCCACCGCGCTGCTGCTGGCGAGCGCGCTGGCCTGGGCGGTCTCGACGCTGATCATCAAGCTGGCACCGCCGATCCCGCCGCTGACCCTGACCGGCTGGATCGCGCTGTTCGCCACCCCGCTGGTGGCGCTCGGCAGCGCGCTGTTCGAATCCGGTCAATGGCAAGCCATCCAGCACGCCGGCTGGGCCGGCTGGGGCGCCGTGGTCTATACCGCGGTGATGTCCTCGATCGCCGCTTACGGGCTCTGGTATCGCCTGCTGCAGAAGCATCCGGTCAACCGGGTGGTACCGCTGACGCTGCTGATGCCCGTCTTCGCGGTGGCGCTGGGGGTATGGCTGCTGGACGATCCGCTGGGCATGCACAAGGTGGTCGGCGGGCTGCTGGTGATCGCGGGTCTCGCAGTGATCAACCTGCCCCTGCGGCGCCTGCGACTCGCCCGTCGGACGTCGTGA
- a CDS encoding GNAT family N-acetyltransferase — MPPAAPGVTIAAMTLDDHPDFVAMMQRTPGVVLRQADGREATARYLARNPGMSFVARWPGRSGIVGCAMAGHDGRRGYLQHVMVEPECRGLGLGRQLTEHCLQALLAAGIEKVHLDTLADNTAAHRFWTHLGWSNRNAEIVRFSRLLVDDPNA, encoded by the coding sequence ATGCCCCCAGCCGCCCCCGGCGTGACGATCGCCGCCATGACCCTGGACGATCACCCCGACTTCGTCGCCATGATGCAGCGCACCCCGGGCGTGGTGCTGCGCCAGGCCGATGGCCGCGAGGCCACCGCGCGCTATCTGGCGCGCAACCCGGGCATGAGCTTCGTCGCCCGCTGGCCCGGGCGATCGGGCATCGTCGGCTGCGCCATGGCGGGGCACGATGGCCGCCGCGGCTATCTGCAGCATGTCATGGTCGAGCCCGAATGCCGCGGACTGGGCCTGGGGCGCCAGCTGACCGAGCACTGTCTGCAGGCGCTGCTGGCCGCCGGCATCGAGAAAGTGCACCTGGACACGCTGGCCGACAACACGGCCGCCCACCGTTTCTGGACGCACTTGGGATGGTCCAACCGCAACGCCGAGATCGTCAGGTTCTCGCGGCTGCTGGTCGACGACCCCAACGCCTGA
- a CDS encoding GGDEF domain-containing protein, which produces MATRRTAAALKAAVPDGGRPWHALALMLLAGIMMGVALAGLHTVADRGQEFASPGRYNEVWQSYNLSRQVMALASTADAVASGLEPPARLKLRLGVMRTALLPLLHTHIFDEQEGERPQIQATLTHLDQATLRWNQELSWQEAGAARQVAATIAATLADQESALHALVVAANIAVATQTDHQRQTLQRTFHWLSLALLLLAAGCALLALKIILDQRRTRRLANDLHQLNLSLERRIQERTQALRDREALLQSILDSSPSDVTLIGADQRQVFYVSDSLLIQSGADHASRFSLAALFVDPAEHARLVARLERGELIYQMEARLCPRAPYWALLNARQLRVGEQPAWLVWCFDITQRRRQQERLTRRADTDDLTGLSNRRALLQAAVRHLRRRRNMPLSVLLIDIDHFKRVNDAYGHDVGDDALRAVANQLRSAVRDPSLVGRVGGEEFAVVLPETTLAEAVAVAERLCRMVATTPLVLASGPQLALTLSIGAAERYPREPLKQLMRRADRHLYQAKRSGRDRVVQSES; this is translated from the coding sequence ATGGCAACTCGACGAACTGCAGCTGCGCTGAAGGCGGCGGTACCGGACGGCGGCCGCCCATGGCACGCCCTGGCACTGATGCTACTGGCCGGCATCATGATGGGCGTGGCACTGGCGGGGCTGCACACGGTGGCCGACCGCGGCCAGGAGTTCGCCTCGCCCGGGCGCTACAACGAGGTGTGGCAGAGCTACAATCTCAGCCGGCAGGTCATGGCCCTGGCCTCGACCGCTGATGCCGTGGCCAGCGGCCTCGAGCCTCCCGCACGCCTCAAGCTACGCCTGGGAGTGATGCGCACCGCCCTGCTGCCGCTGTTGCACACGCACATCTTCGACGAGCAGGAGGGCGAGCGTCCGCAGATCCAGGCCACCCTGACCCACCTCGACCAGGCGACCCTGCGCTGGAACCAAGAGCTCAGCTGGCAGGAGGCGGGGGCCGCGCGCCAGGTGGCCGCCACGATCGCCGCGACCCTCGCCGACCAGGAGTCGGCACTGCATGCGCTGGTCGTCGCCGCCAATATCGCCGTCGCCACCCAGACAGACCACCAGCGCCAGACGCTGCAGCGCACTTTTCACTGGCTCTCGCTGGCCCTGCTGCTGCTCGCCGCCGGCTGTGCGCTGCTGGCGCTGAAGATCATCCTGGACCAGCGGCGCACGCGCCGCCTGGCCAACGACCTGCATCAGCTCAACCTCTCGCTGGAGCGGCGTATCCAGGAGCGGACCCAGGCCCTGCGCGACCGTGAAGCACTATTGCAGAGCATCCTCGACTCCTCGCCCAGCGATGTCACCCTGATCGGTGCCGATCAGCGGCAGGTGTTCTATGTCAGCGACAGCCTGCTCATCCAGAGCGGCGCCGACCACGCCAGCCGCTTCAGCCTGGCGGCGCTGTTCGTGGATCCCGCCGAGCACGCGCGCTTGGTCGCACGGCTCGAACGCGGCGAACTGATCTATCAGATGGAGGCCAGGCTGTGTCCCAGGGCGCCCTACTGGGCGCTGCTCAACGCGCGCCAGCTGCGGGTGGGCGAACAGCCGGCGTGGCTGGTGTGGTGTTTCGACATCACTCAGCGCCGACGCCAGCAGGAGCGCCTGACCCGGCGCGCCGACACCGACGACCTGACCGGGCTGAGCAATCGCCGTGCACTGCTGCAGGCGGCCGTGAGGCACCTGCGCCGGCGCCGCAACATGCCGCTGAGCGTACTGCTGATCGATATCGACCACTTCAAGCGGGTGAACGACGCGTATGGCCACGATGTCGGCGACGACGCACTGCGCGCCGTCGCCAACCAGTTGCGCAGCGCGGTGCGCGACCCCAGCCTGGTCGGAAGGGTGGGCGGCGAGGAGTTTGCGGTGGTGCTGCCGGAGACGACGCTCGCCGAGGCGGTGGCGGTCGCCGAACGCCTCTGTCGGATGGTGGCCACCACCCCGCTGGTGCTGGCCTCGGGGCCACAGCTGGCGCTCACCCTCAGCATCGGTGCGGCCGAGCGCTACCCGCGGGAGCCACTCAAGCAACTGATGCGCCGCGCCGATCGTCATCTTTATCAGGCCAAGCGCAGCGGCCGCGATCGTGTGGTGCAGAGCGAGAGCTGA
- a CDS encoding DUF1656 domain-containing protein, which yields MGLQEIALGGIYLSPLLIYAILGLVATLVTRTLLHWLVGQRALWYEAWFDVSLFVLFTAAITFLFTVLLESS from the coding sequence ATGGGTCTTCAGGAAATCGCGCTAGGTGGCATCTATCTCAGCCCCCTACTGATCTACGCCATACTCGGCCTCGTTGCCACGCTGGTCACACGCACCCTGCTGCACTGGCTCGTCGGGCAGCGCGCGCTGTGGTACGAAGCCTGGTTCGACGTTTCGCTGTTCGTGCTCTTCACCGCCGCCATCACTTTTCTGTTTACCGTCCTGCTCGAGAGCTCTTGA
- a CDS encoding HlyD family secretion protein gives MRNSLRILLTLIVVAIAIAAGVWLWNYYLFTPWTRDARVRAEVITIAPDVSGWVRSLNVSDTGYVSQGDTLFEIDPSRYQAALDKAEASVANNQATLDLKRAEESRRNQLSNRSISAEDRQIAQINTRIAKANLEQAQASLASARLDLQRTRVVAPVSGHVLNLQLAAGNYVSRGTPVMALVQAHSYYVMGYFEETKLSSIAIGDPADIILMNGDTHLHGHVAGIGRGIADTNTSLNNQLLPQVQPTFNWVRLAQRIPVLVTFDEMPDHTLLSAGMTATIRIQHDADTERTDAKPAPAQPVSTAAPAGSGVDRRPTPQSQSPTPLPDAIPTERATDDVP, from the coding sequence ATGCGCAACTCGCTCCGTATCCTCTTGACCCTGATCGTCGTCGCCATCGCCATCGCCGCCGGCGTATGGCTGTGGAACTACTACCTGTTCACGCCCTGGACCCGCGACGCCCGCGTGCGCGCCGAGGTGATCACCATCGCCCCGGACGTCTCCGGCTGGGTGCGCTCGCTCAATGTCAGCGACACCGGCTACGTCAGCCAGGGCGACACCCTGTTCGAGATCGATCCCTCGCGCTATCAGGCCGCCCTCGACAAGGCCGAGGCCAGTGTCGCCAACAATCAAGCCACGCTCGACCTGAAACGCGCCGAAGAGAGCCGCCGCAACCAGCTCAGCAATCGCTCGATCAGCGCCGAGGATCGCCAGATCGCGCAGATCAACACACGCATCGCCAAGGCCAATCTGGAGCAGGCTCAGGCCAGCCTCGCCAGCGCCAGGCTCGACCTGCAGCGCACCCGGGTGGTGGCGCCGGTGAGCGGCCACGTGCTCAACCTGCAGCTGGCAGCGGGCAACTACGTCTCCCGCGGCACCCCGGTGATGGCGCTGGTGCAGGCGCACTCCTATTACGTGATGGGGTACTTCGAAGAGACCAAGCTGTCGTCGATCGCCATCGGCGACCCGGCGGATATCATCCTGATGAACGGTGATACCCACCTGCACGGCCATGTCGCCGGTATCGGGCGCGGCATTGCCGATACCAACACCAGCCTCAACAACCAGCTGCTGCCGCAGGTTCAGCCCACCTTCAACTGGGTGCGCCTGGCCCAGCGAATTCCGGTGCTGGTGACCTTCGACGAGATGCCCGATCACACCCTGCTGAGCGCCGGCATGACCGCGACGATCCGCATCCAGCACGACGCCGATACCGAGCGCACCGACGCCAAGCCTGCACCGGCCCAGCCCGTCAGCACTGCAGCCCCGGCCGGCAGCGGCGTGGATCGACGCCCCACGCCGCAGTCCCAGTCGCCAACGCCGCTCCCCGACGCGATCCCCACCGAGCGCGCCACCGACGACGTGCCCTGA
- a CDS encoding FUSC family protein yields MPTLLKHYLMPDAAAVKFAIKTTLAMMLALYLALWFNLDRPYWALISAAFLQIRPMSGMVIEKGICQIGGTLIGALVGIAIMALFAQARIPALTALTLWIMLCTYVASLWRNNYTYGCIMGAVTAMLIVVISSGSSPGGMFDIAVARLSELGLGAICATLVSSLLWPSRVGEHLATQADSVINQAFEHAALRLAASDDIPAMQQALRGSLGPLTMLETDSQAARFEGPEGPGRMRATHVLTRRTLRLMATLHALHQLLHDHADKLDPGSVEIARQVADGFREAEHVNGVPQARQELRALRRLVHESNESGLAPLDRRVRLGIREAIGHAMVMLDAREAIADPGRHRLRSAPLAWHRDHLAAGINALRAGLVFTCLATFWILTAWNSALVALLLGTLFSAFFASRDNPVMITMMFYKGMLAAIPSAFLFGHVLLSQAHGFPMLAMLFGTPLFLGLMGATNPKIMGYCLAFTIFNILLTMPGNNMDFSFDSFANRALSVIIGLSCVVMGFRLLPGLGTRLRRRRLINAISQDIHQLRRRSIRDAETRFSGHMADRMLQLAQHDDMLPEDQRHLFILGLTGLDIGSATLRLRDRLDDASHPLIRRAHRQLLRALASGFEEAANGRPPQGVHAAGQRLDALIAEHGDVPADRRVLIEGLIERLELALERLARIMAERPHIKPSTATASASH; encoded by the coding sequence ATGCCGACGCTGCTCAAGCACTATCTGATGCCGGACGCCGCGGCGGTCAAGTTCGCGATCAAGACCACCCTGGCGATGATGCTCGCGCTCTACCTGGCGCTCTGGTTCAACCTCGATCGCCCCTACTGGGCGCTGATCTCGGCGGCGTTTCTGCAGATTCGACCGATGAGCGGCATGGTGATCGAAAAGGGCATCTGTCAGATCGGCGGCACCCTCATCGGCGCCCTGGTCGGGATCGCGATCATGGCGCTGTTCGCCCAGGCGCGGATCCCGGCACTGACCGCGCTGACCCTATGGATCATGCTGTGTACCTATGTCGCCTCGCTGTGGCGCAACAACTACACCTACGGGTGCATCATGGGCGCGGTCACCGCGATGCTGATCGTGGTGATCTCCAGCGGCAGCTCTCCCGGTGGGATGTTCGATATCGCCGTCGCGCGGCTCTCGGAGCTGGGCCTGGGCGCGATATGCGCCACCCTGGTGAGCTCGCTGCTGTGGCCCTCCAGGGTCGGCGAGCACCTCGCCACCCAGGCCGACAGCGTGATCAACCAGGCCTTCGAGCATGCCGCTTTGCGCCTGGCGGCGAGTGATGACATCCCCGCCATGCAGCAGGCCCTGCGCGGCAGCCTGGGGCCGCTCACGATGCTAGAGACCGATAGCCAGGCGGCGCGCTTCGAAGGCCCCGAAGGCCCTGGGCGCATGCGCGCCACCCACGTGCTGACACGCCGCACGCTGCGCCTCATGGCCACACTGCACGCGCTGCACCAACTGCTGCACGACCACGCCGACAAGCTCGACCCGGGCAGTGTCGAGATCGCACGCCAGGTCGCCGACGGCTTCCGCGAAGCGGAACACGTCAACGGCGTCCCCCAGGCACGCCAGGAGCTGCGCGCGCTGCGCCGCCTGGTCCACGAGAGCAACGAGTCCGGCCTGGCGCCGCTCGACCGTCGCGTGCGTCTGGGCATCCGCGAAGCGATCGGCCACGCCATGGTGATGCTGGACGCACGCGAGGCGATCGCCGACCCGGGCCGTCACCGCCTGCGCTCGGCCCCCCTGGCGTGGCACCGCGACCACCTGGCAGCGGGCATCAACGCCCTGCGCGCCGGGCTGGTGTTCACCTGCCTGGCCACCTTCTGGATTCTCACCGCATGGAACAGCGCACTGGTGGCGCTGCTGCTGGGCACACTGTTTTCGGCGTTCTTCGCCAGCCGCGACAATCCGGTGATGATCACCATGATGTTCTACAAGGGCATGCTCGCGGCGATCCCCAGCGCCTTCCTGTTCGGCCATGTGCTGCTGTCTCAGGCCCATGGCTTTCCGATGCTGGCCATGCTCTTCGGCACGCCGCTGTTCCTCGGGCTGATGGGCGCGACCAACCCCAAGATCATGGGCTACTGCCTGGCCTTCACCATCTTCAATATCCTGCTGACCATGCCCGGCAACAACATGGACTTCTCCTTCGACAGCTTCGCCAACCGCGCACTGTCGGTGATCATCGGTCTGAGCTGTGTGGTGATGGGATTCCGTCTGCTACCTGGACTGGGCACGCGGCTACGCCGCCGGCGTCTGATCAACGCCATCTCCCAGGATATCCACCAGCTGCGGCGGCGTTCGATCCGCGATGCCGAGACTCGCTTCAGCGGCCACATGGCCGATCGCATGCTGCAACTGGCACAGCACGACGACATGCTGCCGGAGGATCAGCGCCATCTGTTCATCCTGGGCCTCACCGGCCTGGATATCGGCAGCGCCACCCTGCGCCTGCGCGACCGCCTCGACGACGCATCGCACCCGCTGATCCGGCGCGCCCACCGCCAACTCTTGCGCGCCCTGGCCAGCGGTTTCGAGGAAGCCGCCAACGGCCGCCCCCCCCAGGGCGTACACGCCGCCGGCCAGCGCCTGGATGCGCTGATCGCCGAGCACGGCGATGTCCCCGCGGATCGCCGCGTGCTGATTGAGGGGCTGATCGAGCGCCTGGAACTGGCGCTGGAACGTCTGGCCAGGATCATGGCCGAGCGCCCGCACATCAAGCCGTCGACGGCCACCGCCAGCGCCAGCCATTGA
- a CDS encoding trans-3-hydroxy-L-proline dehydratase has product MHSTRVIHSVSCHAEGEVGDVIVGGVVAPPGETLWAQSRWIAADATLRDFMLNEPRGGVFRHVNLLVPAKDPRAQMGFIIMEPEDTPPMSGSNSLCVATVLLETGILPMHEPYTRLVLEAPGGLIEVSARCAQGRVEEVEVRNLPAFVAHRDLTLEVAGLGSLRVDTAFGGDSFVIVDAEDLGFQVTPDEARELVDVGMRITRAVNEQVGFEHPDNPQWRHVSFCQIAAPPVREQGTWVGRNTVAIQPGKLDRSPTGTGCSARMALLHAQGRLAVGETFIGESILGSRFHCRIEAATELGGRPAIVPSIRGRAFITGTHQHTLDPHDPWPSGYRIADTWPRRLS; this is encoded by the coding sequence ATGCACAGCACGCGCGTGATCCACAGTGTCAGTTGCCACGCCGAGGGCGAGGTGGGGGATGTCATCGTCGGCGGCGTGGTGGCGCCCCCGGGTGAGACCCTGTGGGCGCAGTCGCGCTGGATCGCCGCCGACGCCACGCTGCGCGACTTCATGCTCAACGAGCCCCGCGGCGGGGTGTTCCGCCACGTCAACCTGCTGGTGCCGGCCAAGGATCCGCGGGCGCAGATGGGTTTCATCATCATGGAGCCGGAAGACACGCCGCCGATGTCCGGCTCCAATAGCCTGTGTGTTGCCACGGTGCTGCTGGAGACCGGCATTCTGCCGATGCACGAGCCCTACACTCGGCTGGTGCTCGAAGCGCCGGGCGGGCTGATCGAGGTGAGTGCGCGCTGTGCCCAGGGGCGGGTGGAGGAGGTCGAGGTGCGCAATCTGCCGGCCTTCGTCGCCCATCGCGATCTGACCCTGGAGGTCGCCGGGCTGGGTAGCCTGAGGGTGGACACCGCCTTCGGTGGCGATAGCTTCGTGATCGTCGATGCCGAGGACCTGGGCTTCCAGGTGACCCCGGACGAGGCCCGCGAGCTGGTCGATGTGGGCATGCGCATTACCCGGGCGGTCAACGAGCAGGTCGGTTTCGAGCACCCGGACAATCCGCAGTGGCGCCACGTCTCGTTCTGCCAGATCGCCGCGCCGCCGGTGCGCGAGCAGGGTACCTGGGTAGGGCGCAACACGGTGGCGATCCAGCCCGGCAAGCTCGACCGCTCGCCCACCGGTACCGGCTGCTCGGCCCGCATGGCGCTGCTGCATGCTCAGGGCCGGCTGGCGGTCGGGGAGACCTTCATCGGCGAGTCGATTCTGGGCTCGCGCTTCCACTGTCGGATCGAGGCGGCCACCGAACTCGGCGGGCGTCCGGCGATCGTGCCCTCTATCCGCGGCCGCGCCTTCATCACCGGCACCCATCAGCACACCCTCGACCCGCACGATCCGTGGCCGTCCGGCTATCGCATCGCCGACACCTGGCCGCGACGCCTGAGCTGA
- a CDS encoding ABC transporter ATP-binding protein, protein MSLSGVDAFYGQIQALRGVSLEVRQGEIVTLLGSNGAGKSTTLKTISGLVRARQGDVCLEGESIARLPAHRIARRGVVHVPEGRRVLRGLTVKENLELGAFTVKDGALRRQRLEEVYALFPILHERRHQDGSLLSGGQQQMLAMGRALMHGPSVMLLDEPSMGLAPKLVTEIMRIIKRLNEAGTTILLVEQNARLALRLAHYAYVIENGEIRMQGDAAAMREDAAVVKAYLGLGD, encoded by the coding sequence CTGAGCCTGAGCGGGGTGGATGCATTCTATGGACAGATCCAGGCCCTGCGCGGGGTGTCGCTGGAGGTGCGCCAGGGCGAGATCGTGACCCTGCTGGGCAGCAACGGCGCCGGCAAGTCGACCACGCTGAAGACCATCTCCGGGCTGGTGCGGGCGCGTCAGGGTGACGTCTGCCTCGAGGGGGAGTCGATCGCCCGGCTGCCGGCGCATCGGATCGCCCGCCGCGGCGTGGTCCACGTGCCCGAAGGCCGGCGTGTGCTGCGCGGGCTGACGGTGAAGGAGAACCTCGAACTGGGTGCCTTTACCGTCAAGGACGGCGCGCTGCGCCGGCAGCGGCTGGAGGAGGTCTACGCGCTGTTCCCGATCCTCCACGAGCGCCGCCATCAGGATGGTTCGCTGCTCTCCGGTGGTCAGCAGCAGATGCTGGCGATGGGGCGGGCGCTGATGCACGGCCCCAGCGTGATGCTGCTCGACGAGCCCTCGATGGGTCTGGCGCCCAAGCTGGTGACCGAGATCATGCGCATCATCAAGCGCCTCAACGAAGCCGGCACCACCATCCTGCTGGTCGAGCAGAACGCACGTCTGGCGCTGCGCCTGGCGCACTACGCCTACGTGATCGAGAACGGCGAGATCCGTATGCAGGGTGATGCTGCAGCGATGCGCGAGGACGCTGCGGTGGTCAAGGCTTATCTCGGCCTGGGCGACTGA
- a CDS encoding ABC transporter ATP-binding protein, which produces MLLQLNQVSLSFAGNSVLDGVAFGVAAGRIQSLIGPNGAGKTSLFNVITGFYRPQRGEITFDGERLVKRKPHSVTRLGIARTFQNVRLFREMSVLENVMAGQHCRSRAGALAAVLRLPSQRAEEKRIRATSLECLDFVGLADSQERLATNLAYGHQRRVEIARALATEPKLLLLDEPAAGLNGSEKEALVELIRRIRDERGIAVLLIEHDMSLVMNVSEHISVLDHGSLITEGTPQAVANDPRVIEAYLGQDDEELAL; this is translated from the coding sequence ATGCTACTCCAACTCAACCAGGTGTCGCTGAGCTTCGCCGGTAACAGCGTGCTCGACGGGGTCGCTTTCGGGGTCGCCGCGGGGCGCATCCAGAGCCTGATCGGCCCCAACGGTGCCGGCAAGACCTCACTGTTCAACGTCATCACCGGCTTCTATCGGCCGCAGCGTGGCGAAATCACCTTCGACGGCGAGCGCCTGGTCAAGCGCAAGCCGCACAGCGTGACCCGCCTGGGTATCGCACGCACCTTCCAGAACGTGCGCCTGTTCCGCGAGATGTCGGTGCTCGAGAACGTCATGGCCGGCCAGCACTGCCGCTCCCGTGCCGGCGCGCTGGCGGCGGTGCTGCGGCTGCCCAGTCAGCGCGCCGAAGAGAAGCGGATTCGCGCGACCAGTCTCGAGTGTCTCGATTTCGTCGGCCTCGCCGACAGCCAGGAGCGCCTGGCGACCAATCTCGCCTACGGCCACCAGCGGCGGGTGGAGATCGCCCGGGCGCTGGCCACCGAGCCCAAGCTTCTGCTGCTCGACGAGCCAGCGGCGGGGCTCAACGGCAGTGAGAAGGAGGCGCTGGTCGAGCTGATCCGGCGCATTCGCGACGAGCGCGGCATCGCGGTACTGCTGATCGAGCACGACATGAGTCTGGTGATGAACGTTTCCGAACATATCAGCGTGCTCGACCACGGCAGCCTGATCACCGAAGGCACGCCCCAGGCGGTGGCCAACGATCCGCGGGTGATCGAGGCCTATCTGGGCCAGGACGACGAGGAGTTGGCGCTGTGA
- a CDS encoding branched-chain amino acid ABC transporter permease: MANPTPVAPQERPRGNPAQRLYAAFDSPGRRRALHLVLLAILIVTPWLSSQYVTVILTNALLYVVLCLGLNVVVGYAGLLDLGYAAFFAVGAYTIGILTQQFGFNFWAAIPFALLAAALAGVIIGGPTLRLRSDYLAIVTLGFGEIVRFTARNLEITGGASGLSHIPEPSLFGWYIDSSIDFYYVFAVLAVLAYIASQRLFDSRLGRAWLYVRHDEDAAEAMGINRVAVKLAAYVIGAIFGAVGGIFFSVNLGAISPESFSFQQSVLILMAVVLGGMGKIPGVILGAFIVVLGPELLREFDTLRLLIFAVLLLLIMLFRPSGIWPEKRS; encoded by the coding sequence ATGGCCAATCCGACCCCCGTGGCGCCACAGGAGCGCCCCCGTGGCAACCCGGCCCAGCGCCTGTATGCCGCCTTCGACTCCCCCGGGCGGCGGCGCGCGCTGCATCTGGTGCTGCTCGCCATCCTGATCGTCACGCCGTGGCTGTCGAGCCAGTACGTCACCGTGATCCTGACCAATGCGCTGCTCTACGTGGTGCTGTGCCTGGGTCTCAACGTGGTGGTGGGCTATGCCGGCCTGCTCGATCTCGGCTATGCCGCCTTCTTCGCCGTGGGCGCCTACACCATCGGCATCCTGACCCAGCAGTTCGGCTTCAACTTCTGGGCTGCGATCCCGTTCGCGCTGCTGGCGGCGGCGCTGGCCGGGGTGATCATCGGCGGGCCGACGCTGCGGCTGCGCAGCGACTATCTGGCCATCGTCACCCTGGGCTTCGGCGAGATCGTGCGCTTCACCGCGCGCAATCTGGAGATCACCGGTGGCGCCAGCGGGCTGTCGCACATCCCCGAACCGTCACTTTTCGGCTGGTACATCGATAGCTCGATCGATTTCTACTACGTCTTCGCGGTGCTGGCGGTGCTCGCCTACATCGCCAGCCAGCGGCTGTTCGACTCGCGCCTGGGGCGTGCCTGGCTCTATGTGCGCCACGACGAAGACGCCGCCGAGGCGATGGGGATCAACCGAGTCGCGGTCAAGCTGGCGGCCTATGTGATCGGCGCGATCTTCGGTGCCGTCGGCGGCATCTTCTTCTCGGTCAACCTGGGCGCGATCTCGCCGGAGAGCTTCAGTTTTCAGCAGTCGGTGCTGATCCTGATGGCGGTGGTGCTGGGGGGCATGGGCAAGATTCCCGGGGTGATCCTGGGCGCCTTCATCGTGGTGCTGGGCCCGGAGCTGCTGCGCGAGTTCGATACCCTGCGGCTGCTGATCTTCGCCGTGCTGCTGCTGCTGATCATGCTGTTCCGGCCCAGTGGTATCTGGCCCGAAAAACGATCCTGA